One window from the genome of Haliaeetus albicilla unplaced genomic scaffold, bHalAlb1.1 scaffold_197, whole genome shotgun sequence encodes:
- the LOC138684224 gene encoding LOW QUALITY PROTEIN: voltage-gated potassium channel KCNC1-like (The sequence of the model RefSeq protein was modified relative to this genomic sequence to represent the inferred CDS: deleted 3 bases in 3 codons), which translates to MRQRPLRSVGAGIGVGRLATPSVATIAMGWQAERDKVVINVGGVRHETYRSTLQTLPGTRLAGLAEPGAAARFDYDPSAGEFFFDRHPAVFAYVLNYYRTGKLHCPADVCGPLFEEELAFWGIDETDVEACCWMNYRQHRDAEEALDSFESPEGPRPPEPAEPKRLCLEEGRPAGWWRRWRPKLWALFEDPYSSRMARGALGGV; encoded by the exons atgCGGCAGCGGCCGCTCCGCTCTGTCGGGGCCGGTATCGGTGTCGGGCGTCTCGCGACCCCGTCTGTCGCGACTATCGCGATGGGCTGGCAGGCGGAGCGCGACAAGGTGGTGATCAACGTAGGGGGAGTGCGGCACGAAACCTACCGCAGCACCCTGCAGACCCTGCCGGGGACC CGGTTGGCCGGTTTGGCCGAACCGGGAGCCGCCGCCCGGTTCGACTACGACCCCTCGGCGGGGGAG TTTTTTTTCGATCGCCACCCGGCCGTCTTCGCTTACGTCCTTAATTACTACCGGACGGGTAAATTACATTGCCCGGCTGATGTTTGC GGCCCCCTTTTTGAGGAAGAACTGGCTTTTTGGGGGATCGACGAAACCGACGTGGAGGCCTGCTGCTGGATGAATTACCGGCAACACCGGGACGCCGAAGAGGCCTTGGACAGCTTCGAAAGTCCCGAAGGACCGAGGCCTCCCGAACCGGCCGAACCCAAGAGGTTGTGCCTGGAAGAGGGGAGGCCGGCGGGCTGGTGGAGGAGGTGGAGGCCGAAGCTTTGGGCCTTGTTCGAGGACCCTTATTCCTCCAGGATGGCGAGG GGGGCCTTAGGGGGGGTCTGA